A genomic window from Aestuariirhabdus litorea includes:
- a CDS encoding DsbE family thiol:disulfide interchange protein, whose product MKRLKLFIPLIIFVVISGFLYKGLFLEKEILPSALIDKPFPEFSLPTVKDPSRRITRNDLLGEVSLVNVWATWCPSCRVEHPYLVKLAREEGIRIVGIDYKDERDQALRWLKELHDPYVFSIEDADGRLGIDLGVYGAPETYLVDAKGIIRYKHVGVVDEVLWNNTLKPLVEQFRREEG is encoded by the coding sequence ATGAAACGTTTAAAGCTGTTTATCCCCCTGATCATCTTCGTGGTGATCTCGGGGTTCCTTTACAAGGGACTGTTTCTGGAGAAGGAGATTCTGCCTTCTGCGCTGATCGATAAGCCGTTTCCGGAGTTTTCGCTGCCGACGGTGAAGGATCCGTCCCGCAGGATTACCCGCAACGACCTGCTTGGCGAGGTGTCGTTGGTCAATGTATGGGCGACCTGGTGTCCCTCGTGTCGCGTAGAGCATCCCTACCTGGTGAAGCTGGCCCGTGAAGAGGGCATTCGCATTGTCGGTATCGATTACAAGGACGAGCGCGACCAGGCTCTGCGTTGGTTGAAGGAGCTGCATGACCCTTACGTGTTCAGTATTGAAGATGCGGATGGACGCCTCGGGATCGACCTGGGTGTCTACGGTGCCCCCGAGACCTACCTTGTGGACGCTAAGGGCATCATCCGCTATAAGCACGTGGGGGTGGTGGACGAGGTGCTGTGGAACAACACCCTCAAACCCCTGGTTGAGCAGTTTCGCAGGGAGGAGGGGTGA
- a CDS encoding cytochrome c-type biogenesis protein, with the protein MVRALMLMIALLVPQAQAAIDTYEFSTPDRQDRFAVLTEVLRCPKCQNQNIADSNSPIANDLRHEIYRMLEEGKNDDEIVNFLVERYGEFVLYDPPFSTKTLVLWGGPVLLLLIGLFVLVGLLRKNSRQQRDFAPSEAGGEEASEALSEEEAQRLNRLLQGK; encoded by the coding sequence ATGGTTAGAGCCTTGATGCTGATGATCGCGCTATTGGTGCCCCAGGCACAGGCGGCGATCGATACCTACGAGTTCAGTACCCCTGATCGTCAGGACCGTTTTGCAGTGCTGACCGAAGTGCTGCGCTGCCCCAAGTGTCAAAACCAGAATATCGCCGACTCCAACTCACCCATTGCCAACGACCTGCGGCATGAAATCTATCGCATGCTCGAAGAGGGCAAGAACGATGATGAGATTGTCAACTTCTTGGTGGAACGCTACGGAGAGTTCGTGCTTTATGACCCGCCTTTTAGCACCAAGACCCTGGTACTCTGGGGTGGGCCGGTATTGCTGCTGCTGATTGGCCTGTTCGTTCTTGTCGGCCTGTTGCGTAAAAACAGCCGTCAGCAGCGGGATTTTGCTCCCAGCGAGGCAGGAGGCGAGGAGGCTTCCGAGGCCCTCTCCGAGGAAGAGGCGCAACGTCTCAACCGTCTCCTGCAGGGTAAATAG